In the Nicotiana tabacum cultivar K326 chromosome 16, ASM71507v2, whole genome shotgun sequence genome, one interval contains:
- the LOC107764142 gene encoding uncharacterized protein LOC107764142 encodes MISVSKDANNQIFSLAFGIAESENNNSYEWYFSQLRNAIGSRENLIFLSDRHQAIANGIVKVYPKSHHGICIYHLEQNLKRRKVKSEVIKHFQSAARVYKRKEFDIYMSDITNVDKKTYDYLMEEPPERWARSCSPQRRYDMLTTNIVESMNSVLLEARELPILRMMDFIQVKLQHWFYERRNKAEGTFYDVSCWVEEELKNRIDLAFTLNVFPVDSWPIEKRNIKKSNFCSHWYLKESWLKTYERQIHPVGHTDLWIVPESVKSQIVKPLDFKVPPGRRQKKRHIPATEPSKIKFKCGRCRRIGHNRTACIYSPALHPFSRKHREE; translated from the exons atgatttcagTTTCAAAAGATGCAAATAATCAAATTTTCTCATTAGCCTTTGGAATAGCAGAATCTGAAAACAACAATTCCTATGAGTGGTACTTTAGTCAGCTTCGCAATGCAATTGGGAGCCGTgagaatttgatttttttatcaGATAGGCATCAAGCTATTGCAAATGGCATTGTAAAGGTATATCCTAAAAGCCATCATGGGATTTGCATCTATCATTTGGAGCAGAACCTAAAGCGAAGAAAGGTGAAAAGTGAGGTCATAAAACATTTCCAAAGTGCTGCAAGAGTATACAAGCGTAAAGAATTTGACATATACATGTCAGATATTACAAATGTAGATAAGAAAACTTATGACTACTTGATGGAAGAACCACCAGAAAGATGGGCACGTTCTTGTAGTCCACAACGAAGAtatgacatgctcacaacaaaTATAGTTGAGTCGATGAATTCAGTGCTATTAGAAGCAAGGGAGCTGCCTATACTAAGAATGATGGATTTCATTCAAGTGAAGCTACAACATTGgttttatgaaagaagaaataaagcaGAAGGAACATTTTATGATGTTTCTTGTTGGGTAGAGGAGGAATTGAAGAACAGAATAGATTTAGCATTTACTTTGAAC GTTTTCCCTGTTGATTCATGGC CTATCGAGAAGAGAAACATCAAGAAGTCTAACTTTTGTTCGCACTGGTACTTAAAGGAATCTTGGCTGAAAACATATGAAAGACAAATACATCCTGTAGGACATACTGATTTATGGATTGTACCAGAGAGTGTTAAGTCACAAATTGTTAAACCTCTAGATTTCAAAGTGCCACCAGGTAGAAGGCAAAAGAAAAGGCATATTCCTGCTACCGAGCCATcaaaaatcaaattcaaatgtGGTCGTTGCAGAAGAATTGGTCATAATAGAACAGCTTGTATATATTCTCCGGCACTCCATCCATTTTCAAGAAAGCATAGAGAAGAGTAG